A stretch of DNA from Anopheles ziemanni chromosome 3, idAnoZiCoDA_A2_x.2, whole genome shotgun sequence:
AGATGCGTTTTCAGCGGCTTTCTTTGGCACTTTTTAAGGATCGTGTAGTTAATGCTTAACAAGTTAAGCCACTATTACGCCTGCATTTGCGCGCTATACATTTTTCCAAAGGATCGTTCATTCTGCATGATTGTCGCACTGAGATGTGGAATATTCCGGCTTGTGTGCGGCGGATGTACGGAAGATGTATGTGCATTAATAAGTTTTCTATGGGATAAATGATTCCGCTTCTTCTGGCGATTGGGTATATGCTTGCCCTTCCGTAGGATGCGAATCATTCAAGGAGGTTCAATTAAATCATTCTACCACCGGTACTCAACCACCATGAATCGATCAATGAACAGTTACAATATTGAATAAATCTTTCTCTACCCACACCTAATCCTAGTGATCTGTTCCACTCTCTCTTTACAATAGGTGACACTCTCTTTACAATTCTTTCTGTAGATATCCTTCGAATGACTTATGTTTAGTTGAATAATTACTGTTTTTTAAGACCGGTTCTGTGTACAATTTACAAATACACAAAACACATACTACTAGTAtaacataaatgaaaattaaaacatttaataCATCTTTCCCCTCTTTTTAGCACTCTTTTGGAGCTTGGAGCATCTCCCAACTACCGGGATACAAAAGGTTTGACGCCAGTGTATTTATCTGTCACGCGAAAAACAGACCCCAAAATCAGCGAAGTTCTCCTGCATGATCATGCCACGCTCGGCATCCAGGATAGCCAAGGATGGCAGGAAGTACACCAGGTACGGCTAGTGTTGCATCGAGTGGAAGAGCAAAACCCGCTCATAAATCAACATTACGAATCCAACGGTCCACGGGACGATGGACGTTGTTTGCGTTTTGCATTGTAGTTTATCCTCGTAGTATCTTTCTTCTGTTGTTTGTGCTGGTGATTGGGTATTGGGCGATGTAATATGGATGAATCATCGAGGTCATGAAACCGCAGGTGATGCGACTCATCTTGAACGAGGATGATTGCAGTAGCACAAATGGGGGATTAAACAGAATAAACTAAAGTAGCTTTTTCATTACCCTCACCAGCGTCGAATAATATCGTGAAGAAGTGTAGTAGATACAATATGTTGgatcaaaaataatatcgtGAAGAAGTGTAGTAGATACAATATGTTGGTTAGTCAAATTATACGAGGAAATATTATAGTAATTTACATTGAAACCTTTCAATATTTTTGGTGTAACTTCCCCCTTTCTAAGAAAAAAGAGTGCCTAGGCTCACTTGATTTTCAAACTAGTTTCTTAACAACAATGTGTCGCATCAAAATTTTTCGCAAATGAGACGTTTTTATTCTTCGTGTTTCTAATGAtactcttttttcttttcttctctccttTTCGCTCTACTTCACATTCTACTCATATCTACGAACATGCTCCACTATACTTAAAACATACTTCACCTTTTACACTAATACTTCGATTCGTTTCGGAATAAACTGTGGACTCTGCATAACTAAATAATCCACGAAAAATTCCATCCTTGGTTCTACTTAAACTATCATTACTGGGATTACTATCACTATCCACACAACGAACACACGACACCCCTCCTCGTTCATTTGACCCTGGACAACTATCCCTTGATCCTGGATGGTTCTCGACATTCCCTTCCCTCAACCACTGACCCGACTGAACCTTATGACAACAacgcgtgtgcgtgcgtgcgtttgCGGTGAGTGTAGGCTTGTCGGAACGGGTTAGTACATCATTTAGAACATTTACTGTTCTACGGTGCGGATATGGATGGTCAGAACGCTTCCGGCAACACGCCGCTGCATGTTTGCGCTGTTAACAATCAGGAGGCTTGCGCTAGAATGCTACTCTTTCGTGGTGCCAACCGAGGCGCACTAAACTATGCCAACCAGACACCGTACCAGGTATACTATCATATAcaaatttttgtttctgtgtttgttttcgattaTTTCTTATTGATCGTATTCATTTCTCGTAGATAAAGTACAAAAAAGCacaaattatgcaaaaaaaaaaaatttatcacTTACCGTAGAAACTATATGCAATCGTAGAAAATccttaaacatttttaacagTTTAGTGTACatattgaatgtttgtttttgtttttagttttgtttctttgcgaTGTATTTTGTGTCCCTCTAgaggatttttttaatttaatacatAATTTTATAATTACGAGTTTTATGTTCTATAACTACTCTATtttattaatgattttttcttttgtttcctgCTCGAATTTCGCTACTTGTACGCAGGTTGCTGTGATTGCCGGCAATCTAGAACTGGCTGAGATGATACAAAATTACAAGAGCGAGGATATTGGTAAGTAGAACAAATAATTCAACCGAAAAGAAGTAGTAAGAATAAAGAAATGCAACGCATTGGCTGTGGGCATTAAAACCCAAACAAAAAGCTCTGACTTTTAAAAAGGCACACGTTAGAGTTCCTCGGCTCGCAAAAGGCATTGTACAACGTATAACAGTGGTATCTGCCTACTtcataaaacaacattttaaacaaatgcACACCTCACACCGTTTTATTCATGTTCTGCGCGCGGCCACTATCAATTCTTTACATTACACTAGTCTCGTGTTGTTATGTTTGATTTCTCTTACTACTCTTCTTTTCACTTTGTATGAGTACTAGTTTCATGTTCTGCTCGTCGTTCTTCGCCCTCATCAACATCATAGTCTATCATCATGATTGTTCCTGTTTTTATTCATATTCGCTCCATCTTTTCGGGTCAGTTATGTAATGACTTACAATGCCACCTACTTACGTTAACTTTAGGAAGGAATGTTAATGAATGACTTACCTATTTAtcatatttaaaattcatttgtAAATGGTTAGAATATTATAATTCTCAGCATCGACCAACCCATCGACCATTTATTGACATTCCAGCAATACTCTGATTTGTAGAAATACTTTTTATATAGTTTTTCTAGCCATCATTGCGCATACTTGTATTCTCTTTTCGTTTGCAAACGATGCATTGTTTCGCTAGTCATACTCATCAAACTATAGCAACATTCGAGAAGTAGTGCGCACCCTTTCATCTTCTATGAATGCATCTTTTCTATGTGTTCGCTGTTTGTCGTTCTCTCATGTTTATGTTATAgagtgttaattttttttgttgagaaTATGATTTCCACAAACTATGAAGCAATATGCAAATTGTGTGGCATTTAAACAAGCTATGCAACGAAGCACTTACAAGGTAAATACAGCGTAACATTTTGTTCAGTACCCATACATTTCATTGTTCGTAATGATactgttaaatttattttaaatttgtttattcttCTCCATCCCTTATTGAGATCTTTAATATATCTTGCTCTTTTATCTACAGTGTCTTACTTGCTAGAGACTTTTTTTGGTTCACgctctttttatttatctttataATGTACGGATCTATCAAGTGATCTTCTATGTTACAGCAGCAGTAAAACACAATATGTTGTGTTTTGAACACAATAGATAAGATTTATTTCTCATGTGTCTTGTTGGCAAGATTTGGGAAACATATGTGTTTAGTTGTCTCGAATCATGCGTCTTcggaatattaaaaaaaaatatacatatttGGCTTCGGGGTAATTTAATCTTTGTTAATTGAATTCTCTAATTCTCTGTTGAGTACAATATGTTCTagcatattttaatattttttaatatccCGCTtatttgaaccattttaaGTGACAGCTACATAGCATATACTTGCCACGAGCTGACCTGGATATCAATGTCTATTTTTTAGTCCCCAGCCGCTCTCCTACCACAGTACCATGATGTGTTGATGGTTTCGTATGCACATCCTCAACCGATGACGCATCAAGATGAGTAATTATTCCACAAAATTTAGGGTGCTCCACCCTGttttgatggtgatggtggtgaaatAATGCCAACAGTGCTGCTCAAGATGGGCGTAATCAAGATGTGTGTCGTTACTCGTGAAACCGATCCGTGTATGGAATGATCACATTACAAATTATTCAACTCCATGACCTAGTGGGTATAGCAATGTTCAGCGAGAAGATGaagaccaaaaataaaaccgcccAATGTCACCTCATTCTAACATCCACTGATGGTTAATACATTAACATCAACACCTTTGCACTCTGCTGGGATTGGTATTGCTGTGTTGCGCTCTGAGGGGAAACTGAATACACAACGCTCGTGGTATGCACATACACTGCCGGGTGAGCCTGAGCTTCCTCCCACCTGAGCTACGTGACCTTCGACGCCGGACTGGCACCTACTTAGAATTTTCGTCAACAGTCTGTCGCGACCGCAGTTCGCAGCCGCCATCTTGCGTGGGATTTATTCCGAAATATCCCAGGTTCCGATGCAAATGAGCCACAGTGGTACATCGCACTGCTCGATCAAGGATAGGTAAAGCAGCAGATCCGTTTTCGCTCAGATTAGTGTGGTTAAGTTAAAACCAACGCGTAGTTCAAGCTCGCGGGTTTGTTGACTGAAGTTGCGCCATGGTCTGTTCTTCGTTATCACCCACAGTAGATCAGATTAAGCACTCTATGCATACAGTATGATTATGTTGGACGTTACAAGTGGCAGCTTGTGTGTAAGCTGCACTTGAATACGGTGCTTGCTTGGTGGTACAAAGAGGGATGGGAAAGCCATTATCAAAGCTAACGCCACATATCTTCCACTTGTAAAGGTGTTGAACCCCTTTAATTCTCAACTTAAGCTTTTGTAAATTTGTGTAGCAATGTTCAATATTTCGAAAATGCTTAGCGTTTGTAAAAATtaccaaagaacatttttcgaTCATGCGACGCGATGGAGTGTTGCGAAGGGGATACTGTTTCGAAGCGACTAGCAAAAACATATGTCAGACAAATCGCTGTTACATAACACTTAATAACATGTTCTCTCATAGCACGTGCCGAAATCGAATCAATTTCCTTCTGCGAAAAATGCTGGCTTCTGTATCATTATTCACCAAGCCCGTTGTCTCACGTTAGCAAAACGGAGAAAAGTAAGCTGCAGTCAAATGGAATCGGTTTTTGCAGCCGAAAAAACACATCCCACGAACAGCCGGGAGTTGCCTATGGTATCTTTATGAGTTCCCCTGCTGCGCGATACTGATTGAAATCAAAGCATTTTAGTGTCCCTATGCAAGTCGGCAAGCTTACCTCCTGGTAGTGCAAAAGTCTATCGGTGCCACATGCGCCGTCTTTCGTTCAACCATTCGCAATCGGTCCGACCGCAGCAGCGCCATATAATCGATTTAATTACCGACTTTGGGTAGTTCCCAGCGATTGTCATCGAAATTGTGTGGTCGTTAGCGTTTGGTTAGCCGGCGTAAATTAACAAGCATCCATCCGAACTTCGAATGAAAGCAAAGAAGTACTGAAATTGCCACGCCGTGAACTATTTATCGTCATTTCAAATTAGTTCCACGGTGTGTACTTTCTAATGGAGGCTTCTATGGGTTTAACTGTATACGGTGTTGTATTAAACAATGCCTAAcgtattattttaataacaaaaaaacatcaattacGACATAACATGTACTGTTATCTGCAACTTATATTTTACTACAAACTACTTTACTACATTTCCGCATCAATTCACGCTTACCTATTGAAAGCTTGCTGGACTTGAATTGTCAGTTCGTCAGTTTACTAGAACAAGAAATTTTTTCATAAGTTTTTTACTTACCATTGAAGCAATAGCTCTCTATCTGAACATTTCTTACTTATTTTCTTTACTTAAAATACACCATTTCTGAAATTTAATTCTCCATATTGTAAAGAGTGAATCATTTGAAGCTTTGTAAGTTAACGAGTTCGATTTGAATATTTGTCGTCATGTGTGCTTTTGCAAAACATGCTACTACCGTTTTTATTCTAAACTActtagttttatgtttttagtaTAAATTGAGCTACTTGAATATATAATGGTACGTGTTTGACTCGAAAGAATCAAAAATTGCCCTATCTTACAACCAAAAACACAATCTCGGGTACATATAATTCTAAATTTTTAGGAGTCCTGAATACAAACTCTCAGGAATATGTTGTACAGTATCTAAGTGTCCTTGAAGCATTATGGTAATGACAAGCCAACGGATGCTATTCTTTTCGAGATAGTCCTCAAAATAGCTTACTCTGGAACTGGTTTGAAAAGCTACtatcgaaatggaaaaaaaacggaaaaacgttGATGTTAACTGAAacttattgtaaaaaaaaaatctgcgtATGTTTAAATGTAACTACACTGTCATGTGTACGTGAATCACATTGAATCTTACTTTTGAGCTGCACATCATAAAGCACTGGATTTGTTTCCCGTTACACATGTCCTTACCTGGTGAGTGTCACTTTGGCGCTCTATGTTATTTTTCACCCAAAGCAAAGCTTTCATCTTGTGAACCATCCTACAATGCTTCGTTTGCACTTGCGTGCTAATTGCTTCGCCAACCATAACTTGTATCCTAGAGCAAAACTTTGCAAAACTCCTGCCAAAACAATCATGATGATGGTCTAGTGAGACCCGTGAGGCTGCGAAAGAAGCTTCACTAGTGCAATGCATTTGTTGGTTTTCCAACCAAGAAGGAACAAAACCCAAATCACCCACTTAACCTCTTCTCGCACAGTCCCGTTCCGTGGACCGCCACGGTATAACCCACGGCGTCGATCCGGGCTGGGCTGGGGATCGACGCTATCGCGCATTTACGGTGGCCCACCGTCCCCCTGCCCGTCCGAGCATCCGTTCAGCTCCGCCAGCTCCAGTCTGTCGGAGGGTTCCAGCCACCGTAGCCATGAGGATGACATCAGCATCGTAACAGGTAACGTAGCCCAGTAGAACGTTAGCGTCCTTTCTTCCAGTCCTTTGAAAGATTGaaacagaagagaaaaagactCACTTCCAGACTGGTTCGGTTGTTTGCCAAAGCAGGTGGCAGGTGAGAGAACggtttagaaaataaaagatccGGTCGCTTTCGGGTGACCGCAAGCCGATCGACGAACTCTAGTGGAACTGTAACCGAATAATTACGTCTGTGTATGTTCTCTATTTTGCGCGTTTTTgtacgttcgttcgttcgttcgttactTTTTCGGCATTTATACTTTATCATTACTGTTTGTCCATGTTGCATGAACTGTTTTTTGCTACTATAACTATATTAGATGGATCTGTTTTTCTAGCAACACTTCTAGGACGTTTTTCGTTCGGCTCCTCAAACATACTGTGCTGGCTACTTCGAACGTGTTAATTCGTTCGCCGCTGCTTATCAGTACAACACTACTCTTAAAACCTTGCTCTTTtttactaaacaaaaaaacatacatataGATATTTTGTTCCTTTGCCTGCAAACCAAATGTTTCGTTCTGGCAAATTGTCGCCTACCCAcacacaaataacaaataccATGCATAGGAATGATAAACACACATTTTTGCATCCATCTGAAACCCATGGTCGCAAACGTTTggaaacataaacatcaaataaaaacatactgTCCAAACAGCGCCGATGGGGCCGCGTCCCTGTATTCTCGAAGTTTGCCGGCGGATGAACCGTTGGCTCGTTTCCTGTGGCGATGGGATCGGTTCTGAATTCGGCAGTCGTATTCAATCGCTCGTTGAATGGTAGGATTTTGGGTGGAACTAATATTGCGTCTCCGCATTGTCCGCACCGCACAGATAAGAGCCTGGGAGACACGAGCGACATCATCAGCGACTCGTCCGGTGTTGGCACGAACTCCGACAGTGCGGCCTGCTCGATCGGCCATCCGAGCACGACCGTCGTCTGCATGGAGGGCTACGACGCTGGCCTGTCCGGGCACATCCACATACAGCCAGGCGACGTCATTGAGGTGGTCGGATCGACCGATTGCGGCCTGCTGGAGGGTTTCGTGCGGGGCACGAACAAGACCGGCTTCTTCCCCGCCAGCTGCGTGCAGGAGGTGCAATTCCGGCAGAAGAGCATTATCAACGTGTCCACTTCTACGCCGCACCATCACTATCTGATCAACACGAGCAGCAATGAAATCGTCAGCCACGATCTGCAGCAACAGCTGCAACAGCAAAAATCTGCTCTCgataaacaacaacagcatcaccaacaacaacaacatcaacaacagcagcagcagcagcagcagcagcagcagcagcagcaacaacagcagcagcagcaatacaACAGCCAAACAGCTCCACGAGTGAAAAAAGCGTAAGTTAGAGATTAGTTTTGGGGTTTCACTCAGAAATAATTGCAGTAAACAACAGAAAGTTTGTTTTAACTAATGGGTACGCATATTTTTCTGCAGAATCATCGGTGAGCCACGCACAGTGGTATTACATCGGGCCAAACGGGGCTTCGGATTCATTCTTCGTGGCGCCAAAGCATCTTCCCCGTTGATGCAGCTCAAGCCATCCCCTCGGTGCCCAGCTTTGCAGTACTTGGATGACGTCGATCCGGGAGGTGTGGCCGACATGGCTGGCTTGAAACCGGGCGACTTTCTACTGGCCGTAAGTtctaaaaatgtatattttacatgaaaaagaatgtgtttatcatattttattctttttcctgCCAGATTAATAACGAAGATGTAGCTTGTGCCTCACACGAGCACGTGGTGGATCTGATCCGGAACTCGGGCACACTGGTATCGATGACCGTGGTGACGCTTTCCCAGAACCTCATCAACTCGATGATGCTGGAATCGTCGGAAATTGCTAGCCAACACTCGTCCGGCTCAGGCATGAGCACCCCGATATCGTCCCGCCAATGTTCGACGCTGCCTCGGCGTATGAATGGCGGTGCACCGAGCAGCTGCAAGCAACCGGCTCCGATGCCTCCCCGCCGCGATCCAAAGACGACGCTCAGTGTCGGCCGTGCGCGGGCCAAGTCGATGGTGGCCGGGCTGGAGGGTGGCGGCGAAAAGGGCGATGACGATGAGCTGCTAAACGCGACCAAATCCACCTCGGCCGAATCGATTCACCAGGCGCAACTGCAGGCGCAACTCCAAGcaatccagcagcagcagttgcagcaccaacagcagctgTCCCACTCAGCCATGGGAACGCCGACGCAAGCGGGCCCCGGAACGCCCGTGCAGCCACGTACTGCCAGCATCAAGTCGCGACCAACGTCTAGTCGAATCACGGCCGCCGAGTTGGAAGAACTGTTCCAGCGCCAGCAGGGAGCTGACGCAAACCGCTGCTCCATGCTCATGACCAGCTCTCGGTTCCAGTCGACCGGATTCGACAGCGGCACCGGCACACCACCTACGTCGCCACAGAAGGGACCGATCGTGTACGCCAGCGTGGCCGAGATGAAGCGCAAGAAGTCCTCCAAGATGGGGGTCGGCACGCTCAAGGGTCGCCCAATTCCAATACCGCAGGTCGGTGCCGACCTCAAGCGCACGTTCCACAGCACACCGGACCTTGCAACGATGCCATCGGAAGCGAATCTCGGTGGCACGGTTTCGCTGCTGCATGGAACCGGTTCCACTGCCGGATCGCAGCTCGCGATCAACGCCAACGGCTGGTACAACACCGTCGGTCACAAGGGACACCGATCTCAGGACGACATGCACAGTCTCCACATGTCGCTGCAAAGACTGAACCTACCGCCACCGAATcatccaccgccgccacctccGGTCGGGCAGGTCGTCAAGGTGGACGTTTCGCGGGGCTCCGAGTACGAATGTCTCACGGCGCTGCGGAAGCACATCGCTCAGAAAGCCAAGGTCCAATCGCAGGTCCTGGAGGCAGAAGTAATGTCCAGCTTCAAGCCGGCCTCGAACGCGAAACTTTATGCTTCGCCGCAGGATATTCGCAACGTTGGCTACCGCACGCTCAGTGTAAACTCGGCCAGTCCCGTGCCGTCCCTCACCGGGGCTTCCGCATCCGTGGCATCTGGAAACAATCTTACCCCACCTGCCTCAACCGGTGCACCGGAGGGTGCCAATGTTAACAACACCAGTGTTGAGGTACTGCAATAACCTTCGAAtttcgtttctgttttttttttcttttttgctaaTCTTCCTTCCTTGGTTTCCTTGTAGATCCGCAAATCGGCATCCCTTCGCTCGAATGCCAGCTCGAAGGTCAGCGTAAATTCCGGCAGCATCACTGGGAGCGCTGGAAACAACGTAACCACCGTGACGATTGGTGGCGGAAACGTGGTAGCGAGCAGCATATCTTCGAACCAATACGCGCTTCCTGGCCGACCCGGTGCAGGAGGCGTGCAaccacagcagcaacaagtTGCGCAACCGCAGGCCCTGTACAAAGCACCACCGAACAGTGCACCGCCACTCCCCGAGCCAGACTACAGTCTCAGCGAGTCAGATCCGGATGAGGACAACTCCGTGCGTCTGGTGCGAACACTGAAGAAAACCAATGGGGATCTGAAGGCGTCGCAAAATCCTGGAATGGCTGCCGAAACCAGTGGCAACAGTAATACAAGGTGGGTTTAATTTAACTGATTGGTTTAGCTGCTTGAAGATGCCATATCATAGAGTTCATACtgacagttttattttgttttattagaaTTAGCtttattgatgaaaatatataGATGTgacacttcttcttcttcttcttgtcgtAACAACCTCTTGGCCATggctgcccgttaagggcttacgagacttgtttcctgctgtacgtggatagtcattcctctcgtacaggggagggtccggtctcggttgggatacgaacccacgccgtcgaggtgatgAGCCCCGGCGCTTATGGGCCTTAATGAGCAgccatgaccaagaggtcgttacgccaagaagaagtatGTGATTCATTGATTCATTCTCAAAGTAACTAGTTCTTAAATAAAGATGCTAGATGCTTAAAGATGCTTAATGATAAAACCGGGTAACAATGGTACTTGCGCAGCCCAATTacccaaaaaaaggctcaaaatcgatgacaaaaaagtattcgtaCACCCGACTTTCTTGACGAAAAACACCGGTTTGGTGAGGTTCTAGTAGTTAAAGTATGAACCTAGCCATAATTTCGAGTTATTAAGGATCTAAAAGTATGGTGGTAACAATTTTATATTATCACAAGCTGACCgaacgaacttcgcctcgtcccaCATTACCAATACGTTAATATTGGAATAACAAAGTATTGAAACTCAAGGGAAGCCCCATATATTCGGTGCATGAAGATGTCGACACATAACAACAGATCCATCTTTAAGTCGCGGCATATCCGAcaaatccaaagaatgtttttaaaattccagtttttccattttattgttcaaaatttccttttcaaaagCGATGTGAAATATGTTCGAAGATGTCATTTTCATACGTACCTCACAAACAACGGgactttttatggcttcatcgATATAATCTTTCTATTAAGTATAGCCACTTTAGTCCTCTCCTTCAATGCCAAAAAACGGTATATCCCATCAGGCGACGTacttgcaaacttgtttgatagATTTCCCTGAACTTAAATACTCAAAATGCATATGTGTTTAGCAACAAAGCTCTTCTGCCACttaacaaaatacattcaacgCCAATCAGAACCAAATATACCTGATCTAGGCGATAGCTTGTTGATTAACcgagatgaaattattcgatGATCCGTGAATTCGGACTCATGATTTGTCACAATTTTAATCGGTATgggtaagaaggaaaaaatcccaGAACTTCTTTAAGATTGGCCAAGCGGTTTATTAGTTTAAATTATACAtcgtatatttgatttgattgtatggaaaatgcactttacacaaaactttccattttccggcttttccttagaCAATATTAAAgttgtcttttctttaaaacttccatgaataaaaacgaacaaataatttgattaCATCGTCAAGGTTggctcagccgattttgagttatagcgttaaaaacaaacactcatttttataagtttcaatttttttatggaaaaaagcatttatCGAGTTTTCTGGGTTTCTGGCTTTTCCTAAGAATTTTTCTAACTTGGATTGATTTTATTgagccaaaagaaacaaatcattggAAGACTTTGTTGGGATAAGTCCTACCGTTGTCGTTAGaaaaggtaattttttttatatggaaaaaagccttttttaccgaattttcccattttccggctttttcttgggaattttcaaattcttttttttcctaaaccttccttgggtaaaaaggaacaaatcataggaagacgtcatc
This window harbors:
- the LOC131289073 gene encoding uncharacterized protein LOC131289073, whose protein sequence is MDTITFDDEPPPEPRDGWLLVRVFVPELNVHKCLQFPSDKIVWDVKQQCLASLPKVAYWFWELKESFNYGLFSPPSNGKAGKFLDEERRLGDYPFNGPVGYLELKYKRRVYKMLNLDERQLKALHTRANLRRFIECINSGQVEKIAKMCAKGLDPNFHCQETGETPLTIATGAKKPNKLLIALVNGGALLDYRTRDGATALHRAVERDSLEAVSTLLELGASPNYRDTKGLTPVYLSVTRKTDPKISEVLLHDHATLGIQDSQGWQEVHQACRNGLVHHLEHLLFYGADMDGQNASGNTPLHVCAVNNQEACARMLLFRGANRGALNYANQTPYQVAVIAGNLELAEMIQNYKSEDIVPFRGPPRYNPRRRSGLGWGSTLSRIYGGPPSPCPSEHPFSSASSSLSEGSSHRSHEDDISIVTDKSLGDTSDIISDSSGVGTNSDSAACSIGHPSTTVVCMEGYDAGLSGHIHIQPGDVIEVVGSTDCGLLEGFVRGTNKTGFFPASCVQEVQFRQKSIINVSTSTPHHHYLINTSSNEIVSHDLQQQLQQQKSALDKQQQHHQQQQHQQQQQQQQQQQQQQQQQQQQQYNSQTAPRVKKAIIGEPRTVVLHRAKRGFGFILRGAKASSPLMQLKPSPRCPALQYLDDVDPGGVADMAGLKPGDFLLAINNEDVACASHEHVVDLIRNSGTLVSMTVVTLSQNLINSMMLESSEIASQHSSGSGMSTPISSRQCSTLPRRMNGGAPSSCKQPAPMPPRRDPKTTLSVGRARAKSMVAGLEGGGEKGDDDELLNATKSTSAESIHQAQLQAQLQAIQQQQLQHQQQLSHSAMGTPTQAGPGTPVQPRTASIKSRPTSSRITAAELEELFQRQQGADANRCSMLMTSSRFQSTGFDSGTGTPPTSPQKGPIVYASVAEMKRKKSSKMGVGTLKGRPIPIPQVGADLKRTFHSTPDLATMPSEANLGGTVSLLHGTGSTAGSQLAINANGWYNTVGHKGHRSQDDMHSLHMSLQRLNLPPPNHPPPPPPVGQVVKVDVSRGSEYECLTALRKHIAQKAKVQSQVLEAEVMSSFKPASNAKLYASPQDIRNVGYRTLSVNSASPVPSLTGASASVASGNNLTPPASTGAPEGANVNNTSVEIRKSASLRSNASSKVSVNSGSITGSAGNNVTTVTIGGGNVVASSISSNQYALPGRPGAGGVQPQQQQVAQPQALYKAPPNSAPPLPEPDYSLSESDPDEDNSVRLVRTLKKTNGDLKASQNPGMAAETSGNSNTSGSSTGSSSMPHSFSVEEIQKIRTKLKSSKSYPNDFLRKQNSQQQPSAGAEQGGGAHHNEEGDNSSSGVSSDQEVTITCNDAVNPPPPKQPSPKQPIIATAPKPSANVVAAGAVASGMSEPKKVTLRLGATADVGRKEKPVDSSPERRSDPEENDDADGTDSPSPPATGFQRHNSLTRKQAATLAANRAKANQQNLQQRHAVTLATLPPPIEADSDEADSWSHPLEASGGSAQLAEGAGMVVLAPPPEFSDATVSQSIPGSVSISVQSHHSHQHTHQHHQHQHQHVHHHHQHSAPGGSVVLGHNPNCKRVRIVGAVPKVNRMNSQ